From one Leptospira stimsonii genomic stretch:
- a CDS encoding thiolase domain-containing protein: MREVAIIGAYETEHGNHKDRTLRDLVTEAGNGAILDSGIDRKEIQAVFVGNYAGNEFNHQNTMGSYAANLLGLGDKPAIRTEGACASGGIAVRQGFLSVAAGIYDTVLILGVEKMNGLDPETTMEIVARGQDADVEGGYCISGPSGFALNAIRHMHEFGTTKEMLSKVAEKNYYHGSLNPFAHKQKEISFNNIMRARMVTTPFGFHDVSLVTDASAAIVITTLDKAKSISKNPIAIKGSGIGGDYFNVALKKDSVSFPASIQAAAEAFKMSGVKREEIDVLECHDCFTITEIINIEDLGFVEKGKGGPFTMEGHTRLGGKLPVNTSGGLKAKGHPVGATGVGQIVEMTFQLRDEADKRQVANARTAMTHVLGGPGAVSCIHILQRV; the protein is encoded by the coding sequence ATGAGAGAAGTCGCGATCATCGGCGCATATGAAACCGAACACGGAAACCACAAAGATCGAACCTTACGAGACCTTGTAACCGAAGCCGGAAACGGAGCCATCTTGGATTCCGGAATCGATAGAAAAGAAATCCAGGCGGTCTTTGTCGGCAATTACGCGGGAAACGAGTTCAATCATCAAAATACGATGGGATCTTATGCGGCCAACTTACTCGGATTAGGCGATAAGCCGGCGATTCGAACCGAAGGAGCTTGTGCTTCCGGAGGAATCGCGGTTCGTCAGGGATTCTTATCCGTCGCCGCAGGAATCTATGATACCGTTTTGATTTTGGGCGTGGAGAAAATGAACGGTCTCGATCCCGAAACCACGATGGAAATCGTCGCTCGAGGACAAGACGCGGACGTGGAAGGCGGTTATTGTATTTCCGGTCCCTCCGGTTTTGCACTCAATGCAATCCGTCATATGCACGAGTTCGGAACCACAAAGGAAATGCTCTCGAAGGTCGCTGAAAAGAATTATTATCACGGGAGCCTCAATCCGTTCGCTCACAAACAAAAAGAGATTTCGTTTAACAATATCATGAGAGCAAGAATGGTCACGACTCCTTTCGGGTTCCACGACGTTTCTTTAGTTACGGATGCAAGCGCCGCGATCGTGATCACCACTTTGGATAAAGCGAAATCGATTAGCAAAAATCCGATCGCAATCAAAGGTTCCGGCATTGGGGGAGATTATTTCAACGTCGCCCTGAAAAAAGATTCCGTCAGTTTTCCTGCAAGTATTCAAGCGGCCGCAGAAGCCTTCAAAATGTCCGGAGTAAAAAGAGAGGAGATCGACGTTCTGGAGTGCCACGATTGTTTTACGATTACCGAAATCATCAACATCGAAGATCTTGGTTTTGTGGAAAAGGGAAAGGGTGGACCGTTTACAATGGAAGGCCATACTCGCCTCGGCGGCAAACTTCCCGTGAATACTTCGGGAGGACTCAAAGCGAAGGGACATCCCGTAGGAGCCACCGGAGTCGGTCAAATCGTAGAGATGACGTTTCAACTCAGGGACGAAGCCGATAAACGTCAGGTCGCGAACGCAAGAACTGCGATGACGCATGTCTTGGGTGGACCGGGCGCGGTCAGTTGTATTCACATTCTTCAGAGGGTTTAA
- the motB gene encoding flagellar motor protein MotB — MAKSKCPECIQNIPEYMLTYGDMVTLLLCFFIMLYTTGKTNAIEMQIILSAFKTTTGFFDGGQTLSKGKLEEMGMNIESLPSQTTGKTLSKSKKLATELFKPEVEAGKVKITEDERGLIISLVSADYFNPGSAVLTDSIKIALKKASSLIKELDRFVRVEGHCDADAVNPGVAPGKEERAYINNWDLAGARAINATDYIINVEKLDPSWFQAVSFGAFRPLVVEYSGTPEAKAYNRRIDIVIMTDKSTKRSPYETNFGLPKTRIPGSESSTPGNE, encoded by the coding sequence ATGGCAAAATCAAAATGTCCTGAATGTATTCAGAATATCCCCGAGTATATGCTTACCTATGGGGACATGGTGACGCTTCTCTTATGTTTCTTCATCATGCTCTATACCACCGGTAAAACGAACGCGATCGAGATGCAGATCATTCTCTCCGCATTCAAAACGACGACGGGCTTTTTTGACGGAGGTCAGACTCTTTCCAAAGGAAAACTCGAGGAAATGGGAATGAACATTGAAAGTCTTCCTTCTCAGACGACCGGAAAGACACTTTCAAAATCCAAAAAACTCGCGACTGAACTTTTTAAGCCGGAAGTGGAAGCAGGTAAGGTAAAGATCACGGAGGACGAAAGAGGTTTGATCATCTCTCTCGTCAGCGCGGATTATTTTAATCCGGGCTCCGCGGTTCTTACGGATTCGATCAAGATCGCTTTGAAGAAAGCCAGTTCCTTGATCAAAGAACTCGATCGTTTTGTTCGAGTCGAAGGTCACTGCGATGCAGACGCGGTAAACCCCGGAGTCGCACCCGGAAAAGAAGAAAGGGCTTATATCAACAACTGGGATCTCGCCGGTGCAAGGGCGATCAACGCTACGGATTATATCATCAACGTGGAAAAATTGGATCCTTCTTGGTTCCAAGCCGTGAGCTTCGGGGCGTTTCGTCCTTTGGTTGTGGAATATTCGGGAACACCGGAAGCGAAGGCATACAATCGAAGAATCGATATCGTAATCATGACTGATAAGTCTACCAAGAGAAGTCCATACGAAACCAATTTCGGACTTCCAAAAACTAGGATTCCCGGCTCCGAGTCGTCTACACCAGGCAACGAGTAA
- a CDS encoding c-type cytochrome → MNSKNMIISIVIALTSLVLFLNCGDKSEKPAETSAPAATETTASTLSPELQKGQEIFLQNCASCHGEKGAGDGAAAASLNPKPRNYKAPAGQWKNGNTEAGVLKTLNNGIPGGPMVAYKFLGDENIKLLAKYVVHLTQN, encoded by the coding sequence ATGAACTCCAAAAATATGATCATTTCCATCGTGATCGCTCTTACCTCTCTGGTTCTTTTTTTGAACTGCGGAGATAAGTCCGAGAAACCAGCTGAAACGTCTGCGCCTGCCGCTACTGAAACCACAGCCTCCACCCTCAGCCCAGAACTTCAAAAAGGACAGGAAATCTTTTTGCAAAACTGCGCTTCCTGTCATGGAGAAAAAGGTGCTGGAGACGGAGCCGCGGCCGCGAGTCTGAATCCGAAACCTCGTAACTATAAGGCTCCTGCCGGACAGTGGAAAAACGGAAACACCGAAGCTGGAGTTTTGAAAACTCTGAACAACGGGATTCCCGGTGGTCCGATGGTCGCTTACAAATTCTTAGGTGATGAGAACATTAAACTACTGGCAAAATACGTAGTTCATCTTACTCAAAACTAA
- a CDS encoding flagellar basal body-associated FliL family protein, whose translation MGDAEIDEEEGGLPAAEGGGGTSPIIKWLLYVAGAIFGIIIVAIIAMVVAKQTATSTFKQMKNVALVKPPPPLANYNFTEEFRINTSDKGEAHFVKMKLAFGIAKEDQTLSAELAERNAQMRDLINLIVGRKSKDELINIEDQLDLREEIKAQVNHILTEGKIQEVYFTEFIVN comes from the coding sequence ATGGGTGATGCGGAAATAGATGAGGAAGAAGGCGGGCTACCCGCCGCCGAAGGCGGTGGTGGAACATCGCCCATAATCAAATGGCTTCTTTACGTAGCCGGAGCAATTTTTGGAATTATCATCGTAGCGATCATTGCAATGGTCGTAGCAAAACAAACTGCGACCAGCACATTCAAACAGATGAAGAACGTCGCGTTGGTAAAACCTCCTCCACCATTAGCGAACTATAACTTTACGGAAGAATTTCGGATCAACACCTCGGACAAAGGAGAAGCTCACTTCGTGAAGATGAAGTTGGCTTTTGGAATCGCGAAAGAAGATCAAACTTTGTCCGCCGAACTCGCGGAGAGGAACGCACAGATGCGGGATTTGATCAACTTGATCGTAGGACGAAAATCCAAGGATGAATTGATCAACATCGAAGATCAGTTGGATCTTCGTGAAGAGATCAAAGCTCAGGTGAATCATATTCTTACCGAGGGAAAGATTCAGGAAGTCTACTTTACGGAATTTATCGTCAACTGA
- a CDS encoding Lsa36 family surface (lipo)protein: MKIKKTKFYESLFFVLLFYCDSLFSEAACVGAECASIPPEIVLGSNLIDPALDAIYTKEFLLSMGEAAVLQNINSSMLGGTILTRKRIGLGYSIARTNLSPRNYFFENSELRELPKQGMAASPSVNFGFNLGNLFESPSPQLSKWNIHFHYFPYELSEQNVPFLKLRKTDLHGKVANTGINLRYFPFYSSSNSSETNGKDGLSFGFGLFQSLQTISLHSYDRKPTNIRLSGQPRKWIGINDLTYNSNIYSATFDFRYAKTIGFFSFYGGLGGMFNQGNVGIQVERNFALSALANKDDFTSNPTLVYLDLKRNLFVSHANWYGTIGLEFAWKDANILVEYQKNKNSESVSLGVFIHF; encoded by the coding sequence TTGAAAATCAAAAAAACGAAATTCTACGAGTCACTCTTCTTTGTTCTATTATTTTATTGCGATTCCCTTTTTTCCGAAGCGGCCTGCGTCGGCGCCGAATGTGCTTCTATTCCGCCTGAAATCGTCCTGGGAAGCAACCTCATCGACCCTGCGTTAGACGCCATTTATACGAAGGAATTCCTACTTTCCATGGGAGAAGCCGCCGTTCTTCAAAATATCAACTCATCGATGTTAGGCGGAACGATTCTTACCAGAAAAAGAATCGGACTCGGATATTCCATCGCAAGAACCAATTTGAGTCCGAGAAACTATTTCTTCGAAAATTCAGAACTGCGGGAACTCCCCAAACAAGGAATGGCCGCCTCTCCTTCGGTCAACTTCGGTTTCAACTTAGGAAACCTCTTCGAAAGTCCGAGCCCACAACTCTCGAAATGGAACATTCACTTCCACTATTTTCCCTACGAACTCTCGGAACAAAACGTTCCCTTTCTAAAACTGAGAAAGACCGACCTTCACGGAAAGGTTGCAAACACCGGCATCAACCTGAGATACTTTCCATTCTATTCTTCTTCAAACTCTTCCGAAACGAACGGGAAAGACGGACTCTCCTTCGGCTTCGGACTCTTTCAATCGCTTCAGACGATCAGTCTTCATTCTTACGATCGAAAACCGACCAACATTCGCCTTTCGGGACAACCTCGAAAATGGATCGGAATCAACGATCTCACATACAATTCGAATATCTACTCGGCTACATTCGATTTTCGTTATGCAAAGACGATCGGATTTTTTTCTTTCTACGGCGGTTTAGGCGGAATGTTCAATCAAGGAAACGTGGGGATTCAAGTGGAAAGAAATTTCGCCCTCTCCGCGCTCGCAAACAAAGATGATTTCACATCCAATCCGACTCTTGTCTACTTGGATCTGAAGCGGAATCTTTTTGTAAGTCACGCGAATTGGTATGGAACGATCGGTTTAGAATTCGCCTGGAAAGACGCAAACATCCTTGTAGAATATCAAAAAAATAAGAATTCGGAGTCGGTAAGTTTAGGAGTTTTTATCCATTTTTAA
- a CDS encoding alpha/beta hydrolase, with translation MQSSYNRPLQSIGPIEAVYLPGNSEAYTVILFHGYGANAYDLSPLSAYLDLPEGTNWLFPNGILEIPVMPGYNGRAWFPIDMEALQRAMTTGGYRDFSDRYPAGLESAREKAVEMIRSLGLSMDKVILGGFSQGAMLATDIALHSEINPAGLLILSGTLISETDWRRLAEKKKDYKFFQSHGRMDPVLGYPAAKKLEQLLIGAGWKGEMIAFPGGHEIPEIVLRGMNLYLRNITG, from the coding sequence ATGCAGTCCTCATACAATCGCCCTTTGCAATCGATCGGTCCAATCGAAGCCGTTTATCTTCCCGGGAATTCGGAAGCCTACACAGTGATTTTGTTTCATGGATACGGAGCGAACGCATATGACCTTTCTCCTCTCAGCGCTTATCTTGATCTTCCCGAAGGAACCAATTGGCTTTTTCCAAACGGGATCTTGGAAATCCCGGTGATGCCCGGTTATAATGGAAGGGCTTGGTTTCCGATCGATATGGAAGCTCTTCAGAGAGCGATGACCACCGGAGGATACAGAGATTTTTCGGATCGTTATCCCGCCGGACTTGAAAGCGCTCGCGAGAAGGCTGTCGAAATGATCCGGAGTTTGGGACTTTCTATGGATAAAGTGATTCTCGGAGGCTTTAGTCAAGGAGCGATGCTCGCAACCGATATCGCACTTCATTCCGAGATCAATCCTGCCGGGCTTCTGATTCTTTCCGGAACTCTGATCAGTGAAACGGATTGGAGGCGTTTGGCGGAAAAGAAGAAGGATTACAAATTCTTTCAGAGTCACGGAAGAATGGATCCTGTTCTCGGTTATCCTGCCGCGAAAAAGCTCGAACAACTTTTGATCGGAGCCGGGTGGAAAGGGGAAATGATCGCTTTTCCGGGTGGACACGAAATTCCTGAGATCGTACTTAGGGGAATGAACCTGTACCTCAGGAACATCACCGGATGA
- a CDS encoding beta-ketoacyl-ACP reductase produces MSKQFEGKVALVTGAASPRGLGRAIANTIAKEGGDIVVCDLNKEHIEQAAAEIAKEFGVKTLGIPCNVTKPEDCDAVIAGIKEKFGKLDFLVNNAGVLKDNLLMRMSEQEFDFVMDVNLKGVFLMTKSASKLLLKAESGRIVNISSVSGLTGQPGQANYSASKAGVIALTKVSAREFSGRNVLVNAVCPGYVQTDMTASLPEEVQKKLTDPMFIPLRRPGTQQEIANAVKFFLSDQSNYITGTYLRVDGGAAIGM; encoded by the coding sequence ATGTCTAAACAATTCGAAGGAAAAGTAGCACTCGTTACCGGAGCGGCGTCTCCACGCGGGCTCGGAAGAGCGATCGCAAATACAATCGCTAAAGAGGGAGGGGACATAGTAGTATGCGACCTCAACAAAGAACATATCGAACAAGCGGCCGCAGAGATCGCGAAAGAATTCGGCGTAAAAACTTTAGGAATTCCGTGCAACGTAACAAAGCCCGAAGACTGCGACGCGGTCATCGCGGGAATTAAGGAAAAATTCGGAAAACTTGATTTTCTTGTGAACAACGCGGGAGTTCTCAAAGACAATCTTCTCATGAGAATGAGCGAACAAGAATTCGACTTCGTGATGGACGTAAACCTAAAAGGCGTTTTTCTGATGACTAAGTCCGCATCGAAACTTCTTCTCAAAGCGGAATCAGGAAGAATCGTGAACATCTCTTCCGTCTCCGGTCTTACCGGACAGCCGGGACAGGCAAACTACTCCGCTTCCAAAGCCGGTGTAATCGCTCTTACAAAAGTTTCCGCAAGAGAATTTTCCGGAAGAAACGTTCTTGTCAACGCAGTATGTCCTGGTTACGTGCAAACCGACATGACCGCTTCTTTACCGGAAGAAGTTCAGAAAAAACTCACCGATCCTATGTTCATTCCTCTAAGAAGACCGGGAACACAACAAGAGATCGCAAACGCGGTAAAATTCTTCTTAAGTGATCAATCCAATTACATCACCGGAACCTATTTGAGAGTCGACGGCGGCGCCGCGATCGGAATGTAA
- a CDS encoding class I SAM-dependent methyltransferase, producing the protein MKVRDSGMPEAEYWDTLFNVPLILERMNLLKEIGTIVEFGSGYGTFTLPLARNHKNRILAFEIENDLVQDLQKNAKQEGLDHLIPIEKDIIADGTSLTPDSVDYVMIFNLLHHEDPIAIL; encoded by the coding sequence ATGAAAGTAAGAGACAGCGGTATGCCGGAAGCCGAGTATTGGGACACTCTTTTTAACGTGCCCTTAATCTTAGAAAGAATGAATTTGTTAAAAGAAATCGGAACGATCGTAGAATTCGGTTCCGGTTACGGAACCTTTACGCTCCCATTGGCAAGAAATCATAAGAATCGAATCCTTGCCTTTGAAATTGAAAACGACTTAGTCCAAGATCTTCAAAAAAATGCAAAACAAGAAGGATTGGACCATCTCATTCCGATCGAAAAGGACATCATTGCGGACGGAACTTCTCTCACACCGGATTCAGTGGATTATGTTATGATTTTCAATCTTTTGCACCACGAAGACCCAATCGCAATTTTGTAA
- a CDS encoding AraC family transcriptional regulator — protein MSDLANFIFVLKAITVAHLGFLILNFLIRIKITYRTALGSLFCMSLIAYFLCPVLSHVEVNPFVFVIVHIGCYSVSIFFYLFVSSLFADGFRFRIWHGVLFFLINLFSFYIFILSNIRNETSVTAKILFSMPQLLYLGLILFALGGVLKDKNVDLLESRREFRVIFAAITGIYAISVVMVEVIMKNSEYSIELDLVNSVLIAALVFFFSFQLFEFRENTFLVSERKQKADEEPLDENLLKNLNSLLDIQRIYLKENLTILSFARQMNVPEKKVRKLINQGLGYRNFNEFLNHYRIREAKMILSDPSKSELQVLRIAMDLGYGSLAPFNRAFKEIVGVTPSDFRRQNLFQKTS, from the coding sequence ATGTCCGATTTGGCAAATTTTATCTTTGTATTAAAAGCGATTACGGTCGCACATCTGGGATTTCTGATTCTTAACTTCTTGATAAGAATTAAAATCACATATCGGACCGCTCTCGGCAGTCTTTTTTGCATGAGCCTGATTGCGTATTTTCTATGCCCCGTGCTCTCCCATGTCGAAGTGAATCCGTTCGTTTTTGTGATCGTACATATCGGGTGTTATTCCGTTTCGATATTTTTTTATCTTTTTGTTTCGAGCTTGTTTGCGGACGGATTCCGATTCAGGATTTGGCACGGGGTCCTGTTTTTTCTTATCAATCTTTTCAGTTTTTATATATTCATTCTTTCGAATATACGAAATGAAACTTCCGTCACGGCTAAAATTCTATTTAGTATGCCTCAGCTACTCTATTTAGGGCTCATCCTTTTTGCGTTAGGCGGCGTTTTGAAAGATAAGAATGTGGATCTTTTGGAATCAAGGCGGGAATTTCGTGTGATCTTTGCGGCTATTACCGGAATCTACGCCATCTCGGTAGTAATGGTGGAAGTGATCATGAAAAATTCGGAATATTCGATCGAATTGGATTTGGTGAATTCGGTTTTGATCGCCGCGCTCGTTTTCTTTTTTTCGTTCCAACTTTTTGAGTTCAGAGAGAACACATTTTTGGTTTCGGAACGGAAACAAAAAGCGGATGAAGAACCCCTGGATGAGAATCTACTCAAAAACTTAAATTCGCTCTTGGATATACAGCGTATTTATTTGAAAGAAAATCTAACGATTCTAAGTTTTGCTCGGCAGATGAACGTTCCGGAAAAGAAAGTAAGAAAATTGATCAACCAGGGATTGGGTTATCGAAACTTTAACGAATTCTTAAATCACTATCGAATCCGCGAAGCAAAGATGATCTTGTCAGATCCTTCCAAAAGTGAATTGCAAGTTCTTCGAATCGCGATGGATCTCGGTTACGGATCTTTGGCCCCGTTCAATCGAGCGTTCAAGGAAATCGTAGGCGTCACTCCATCCGATTTCCGAAGACAAAATCTTTTTCAAAAAACAAGCTGA
- a CDS encoding sterol desaturase family protein: protein MNEQFHFLQTVSALIPHAPKIFLIDFLRYFVFAGLAFTGLYIWKHPFQHRKIQTKNAKPSQFRKEFLYSVSSVVVYTTVTLIVLVLKGYGFFKFYDRIEDYGWGYLLLSVFLILLIQDFYFYWTHRLMHTRLFFKTFHKIHHDSTTPSPWTAYSFSPWEALVHAMIMPIVVSLFPVHTLALVIFMTFQIIRNVLGHSGYEMFPSWIISNRILKYINTNTNHDMHHQYFRYNFGLYSTIWDEMFGTVHPEYEKTFKNITEREPINLSREVETRSN from the coding sequence ATGAACGAACAATTTCACTTTCTTCAAACCGTATCAGCGCTAATCCCTCACGCGCCGAAAATCTTTCTCATCGATTTTCTAAGATATTTCGTATTCGCCGGACTCGCTTTTACGGGACTCTATATCTGGAAACATCCCTTCCAACACAGAAAGATTCAGACTAAAAACGCAAAACCTTCCCAGTTTAGAAAAGAGTTTTTATACTCCGTCTCTTCAGTCGTAGTCTATACAACCGTAACCTTAATCGTCTTGGTTCTGAAAGGATACGGATTTTTTAAATTCTACGATAGAATCGAAGACTATGGTTGGGGTTATCTTCTTTTAAGCGTATTTCTTATTCTGTTGATCCAGGACTTTTACTTCTACTGGACCCATCGACTGATGCACACGCGTTTGTTCTTTAAAACCTTCCACAAAATTCATCACGACTCAACAACGCCCTCACCATGGACCGCGTATTCTTTTAGTCCCTGGGAAGCGCTCGTCCACGCTATGATTATGCCGATCGTGGTCTCCCTATTTCCGGTCCACACGCTTGCACTCGTGATCTTTATGACATTCCAGATCATCAGAAATGTATTGGGTCACAGCGGTTATGAAATGTTCCCAAGCTGGATAATCTCCAATCGAATTCTAAAGTATATCAATACGAATACGAATCACGATATGCATCACCAATACTTTCGATATAACTTCGGACTCTACTCTACGATTTGGGATGAGATGTTCGGAACAGTTCACCCTGAATACGAAAAGACATTTAAGAATATAACCGAACGAGAACCGATCAATCTTTCGCGAGAAGTTGAGACCCGATCCAATTAA
- a CDS encoding Zn-ribbon domain-containing OB-fold protein has protein sequence MSESILEILKGKKCDACGFQMTEPSVACTSCGNSETSEIQFSGKGKIYTYTVVHVGFGHLAKRAPYVLAVIELEEGIKTMGLLEGSVSGVPVTESVAIDLPVKFSKEESGTGFIFHPA, from the coding sequence ATGTCGGAATCTATATTAGAAATTTTGAAAGGAAAAAAATGCGATGCCTGCGGTTTTCAGATGACTGAACCTTCGGTCGCCTGCACGAGTTGCGGAAATTCGGAAACTTCGGAAATTCAGTTCTCGGGAAAAGGTAAGATCTATACTTACACGGTCGTTCACGTCGGCTTCGGTCATCTCGCAAAAAGAGCGCCGTATGTTTTGGCGGTGATCGAACTAGAAGAAGGAATCAAAACGATGGGACTTTTGGAAGGATCCGTTTCCGGTGTTCCGGTAACGGAATCCGTTGCAATCGATCTTCCCGTTAAATTTTCAAAGGAAGAATCCGGTACCGGTTTTATCTTTCACCCCGCCTAA
- the kdsB gene encoding 3-deoxy-manno-octulosonate cytidylyltransferase: MRKILGVIPARYASSRFPGKPLAKIGARTMIEWTYRNASRSSTLSELVVATDDQRIHEVVIGFGGKSVLTSPDHPSGTDRIIEVAEKFSDFNVIVNIQGDEPGIEPELIDGVASLKASHLEWTMSTAAVPLLDPTHAIDPNRVKVIIDQNGKAIYFSRSLIPSQFKATVPLYRHLGIYGYDREFLLKYNSLPKSNLEESESLEQLRAIEAGYGIGVFLAKEAGLSVDTPEDLEIVIQDFKKKGLVT; this comes from the coding sequence ATGAGAAAAATTCTCGGAGTAATACCGGCACGTTATGCGAGCTCTCGGTTTCCGGGAAAGCCGCTTGCGAAGATCGGCGCCAGAACGATGATAGAGTGGACCTACCGGAATGCCTCTCGGTCTTCCACTCTTTCCGAATTAGTCGTAGCAACCGACGACCAACGCATTCATGAAGTTGTTATCGGATTCGGTGGGAAGAGTGTTCTTACGAGTCCGGATCATCCTTCCGGAACGGATCGAATCATAGAAGTCGCCGAAAAGTTTTCCGATTTTAACGTGATCGTCAACATACAAGGGGACGAACCGGGAATCGAACCGGAACTGATCGACGGTGTCGCGAGTTTAAAAGCATCTCATCTGGAATGGACGATGAGTACGGCCGCCGTTCCACTTTTGGATCCAACACACGCAATCGATCCCAATCGTGTAAAAGTTATCATCGATCAGAATGGAAAGGCGATCTACTTTTCCAGGTCGCTTATACCGAGTCAGTTCAAGGCGACGGTTCCACTCTATCGTCATTTGGGAATATACGGATACGATCGAGAATTCTTATTAAAATACAATTCTCTCCCGAAAAGTAACTTGGAAGAATCGGAATCTCTCGAACAACTCAGAGCGATCGAGGCAGGTTACGGAATCGGAGTGTTTTTAGCGAAGGAAGCGGGATTGTCCGTGGATACGCCGGAAGACCTTGAGATCGTAATCCAAGATTTCAAGAAGAAAGGTTTGGTTACTTAA
- a CDS encoding class I SAM-dependent methyltransferase, giving the protein MKLTVFTKSLAFFIENIKLGGFVPVLGQTFMTITFFLFTISCAGMNQLQYSKIYSRAGWQLPEQVVETLKIKRGQIIADLGAGNGYFTKYLSGEVGGTGRVYAIEVEPDLVSKLKTKFSDHTPSNIQIILGNATNPNLPEKVDLIFSCNTYHHIENRTAYFSELKKFLKSEGRIAIIDHKDDLTGILRVLVTKDHWSSREILIKEMKEAGFEEVDRFDFLPTQNFILFQIRKQN; this is encoded by the coding sequence ATGAAACTTACCGTCTTTACAAAAAGTTTAGCTTTTTTTATCGAAAATATCAAGCTAGGAGGTTTTGTACCCGTATTGGGACAAACTTTTATGACGATCACGTTTTTTTTGTTCACCATCTCCTGCGCGGGAATGAACCAACTTCAGTATTCTAAGATTTACTCAAGAGCGGGATGGCAACTTCCGGAACAAGTAGTGGAAACGCTTAAAATCAAACGTGGACAGATCATCGCAGACTTAGGCGCGGGAAACGGATATTTTACAAAGTATCTTTCCGGAGAAGTCGGTGGAACCGGAAGAGTTTATGCAATCGAAGTGGAGCCGGATTTGGTTTCAAAGCTCAAGACAAAGTTTTCCGATCACACACCTTCCAACATTCAGATCATTCTCGGAAACGCAACAAATCCAAATCTTCCCGAAAAAGTGGATCTAATCTTTTCCTGCAATACCTATCATCACATCGAGAATCGCACGGCGTATTTCTCGGAGCTAAAAAAATTTCTAAAATCGGAAGGAAGGATCGCGATCATTGACCACAAAGACGACCTAACCGGAATCCTTCGTGTTCTTGTAACAAAGGACCACTGGTCTTCAAGAGAAATCCTGATCAAAGAAATGAAAGAAGCCGGCTTTGAAGAAGTCGATCGTTTCGATTTTTTACCGACTCAAAATTTCATTCTCTTTCAGATACGAAAACAAAACTGA
- a CDS encoding STAS domain-containing protein, with protein MSDDFKIFVDLTVSVPIIHIEGEITSEADEEIVGKYESIPAEKRGRVILNFQGTSYINSAGIATLISLITRASETKGKIEFAGLNEHFRKVMDIVGLTDFVLIHNTLQEALK; from the coding sequence ATGTCCGACGATTTCAAAATTTTCGTAGATCTCACCGTATCTGTTCCCATCATCCATATTGAAGGAGAGATCACTTCCGAAGCGGACGAGGAAATCGTTGGGAAGTACGAGTCCATTCCCGCCGAAAAAAGGGGACGAGTGATCTTGAATTTTCAAGGAACTTCTTATATCAATTCCGCCGGAATCGCGACCCTCATCAGCTTGATCACAAGAGCTTCTGAAACGAAAGGAAAAATCGAATTTGCTGGGCTCAACGAACACTTCAGAAAGGTGATGGACATCGTCGGTTTAACCGATTTCGTCTTAATCCACAACACTCTCCAAGAAGCTCTTAAGTAA